The window CGCCGCGAAGGTGCCGAACAGGATGCCGAGCACCAGTGAGATCGCGAACGCCGTCAGCGTGAGTAGAAGTGTCGCCGGCAGCCGTTCCAGAATCAGCTTGGCCACCGGCGCCTGCTGGCGGAAGGAGAAGCCGAGGTCGAGCATCACGACGCCCTTGACGTAGACGAAGAGCTGCTCGGGCAGCGGCTTGTCCAGGCCGAACTTCTCCCTGAGCTGCTGGACGAAAATCTGGTCGCTGGCGCCGGCCTCGCCCGCCATCACGACCGCGGGATCGCCGGGCGCGAGCCGGATCAGGAAGAAATTGAGGACGACGATCGCAAGCAGGACGATCACGCCCTTCGCGACACGCTGAGCGACAAAGGAGAGCATTGTTAGGTGGCGATCAGATCAGGTTGAACGCAGCGGTAGTTGCGGTGCGCCCCCTCTCCCGCTTGCGGGAGAGGGTGGGGGAGAGGGTATTTCCGCAGAGGGATTGCCAAGTGGAGAGAACCCTCACCCGCTACGCTCTTCGAGCGTAGCGACCTCTCCCGCAAGCGGGAGAGGTAAGGGAAGCCTGGAACGCCTGCGCTCACTTGTCGAGCCATGCGTCCTTGAAGCCGTCATTGACGCCGATCCCGGTCGTGATCAGGTTCTTGACCTTGCAGCGCATGATGGTCGGGAATTGCAGCTCGAGCATCCAGGCCACCGGCACGTCCTCGACCAGGATCTTCTGCGCCTTCTCGTAGATCTCCTTACGCTTCGAGTCGGGCGTTGCCACCGCGCCGTCGGCGAACAGCTTGTCGATTTCCGGGTTGGAGTAACCCTCGACGTTGTTGAACACCTGGCCCTTGGCGATAGCGCTGGAGACGTAGTTGCGGCCGACGCCGAGTGCGGGATCGCCGTACTGGTAGAGATAGGTAAAGGCGATGTCGTAATCCCAGTCGCCGATCTTCTGGTTGCCGCCGGCGACGTCGGTGGCGATGGTCTCGATGTTCATGCCGACGTCCTGGAGGTTCTGCTTCACGGCTTCACCCCAGCGCTGCCAGGTCTCGCCATAGGCGAGCGGCAGAAGGCGGATCTTCTCGCCCTTGTAGCCGGCTTCCTTCAGCAGCGCCTTGGCCTTGGCGGGATCGTAAGGGTACTTCGGCACGTCGTCGGTATAGTATTTGATGGTCGAGGCCGACGGGCCGGTTGCGACCTTGCCGAGCCCGTTCCAGATCACGTCCTTGGCGAAGTCGCGGTCGATCGCAAACATGACCGCCTGCCGCACCCGCTTGTCGGCGAGCGGACCCTGGCGGTTGTTGAGCCACAGCCAGGCCAGCGGCGAGAAGAACTCCCAGCCGGCGCCGGTGACGCAGGTGTCCTTCAGCTTGGAGAGCCGGGGCACGTCGAAATTCTCGACCGAGCCGCCGGGCAGCACGTCGACCTTGCCGGTCTCATACGCCACCGAGCGCGCCGCGGCATCGGGAATGATCTGCCAGTAGATCTCGTCGAGATAGGGCTTCCCCTTCTCGTAATAGTTCGGGTTCTTGACCAGGCGGATGAATGAGCCCTTCTGCCATTCCTTGAACATGAAGGGGCCGGTGCCGACAGGGGCGTTGTTGTAGGGATTGGTCTTCCAGTCGGTGCCTTCATAAAGATGCTTCGGTACCATCGGCATCGACCCGACCTCGAAGATGCCGAGGAACGGGCCGAACGGCTGCTTCAGCGTGAACACCACCGTGTAGTCGTCGGGCGCCTCGACCTTGTCGACCTGTGCGAGATTGTTGCGGGCCCGCGCATGCGTCTGTTTCAGCATCTCGAGGGAGAACAGCACGTCGGCGGCGGTAAAGGGTTTGCCGTCATGCCAGGTCACGCCCTTCCTGAGCTTGAACGTGTAGGTTTTTGCGTCCTCGCTGACACTCCAGCTCTCGGCGAGCTCCGGCTGCGGTTCGAGCTTGGGGCTGTAGCGAAGCAGGCCCTCGAAAATGTTGCCCGACACCATCTGCACCGGGCCGTTCTGGACCATCGCCAGCATCAGGCCGGGCGGCTCGGGCTGAATCACGGCATTGATCGCTCCACCCGCTTTCGGCTCTTCTGCCAGCGCCGGGGCCGCGAGGCCGCAAGCCAGGAGGACGCCAAGCAACACTCGTTTTGACATGTCGTATCTTTCTCAAGCGAGACCAGCCGCAAACGCTTCGCACGTCGTGGCGCGCAAAGCTACGGCCGGCCCATCCCAGTCCCCATCCGGGATCGAGGCTCACACGGTCTCATTCGGCGCCGCAAGATGAAAGTCTCGACAATGTTCGCACAAAAAATGCACAGCGCGTCCGGTTATGGCGTCTGGCGGCCAAGACGGCGCCGCCGCGCCGCTTCACGAGGGCCGCAGCGCCCGTTGCAACTCGGCAAGCGCGTCCGCGAGTTGCTCCCGGTGCGCGATGTCGTCCTTGGGGATGGCCGCGACACTGCCGGCGAGTTCGCGCAGGATCCCGGCGAGCAGGCCAAAATTGAGGTGCAGGTGCACCGATTTGCGTTCGTCCGCCGTGCCCGGATGCTGCAGCACCAACGCAACGCCGCTGCCGTCGAGACGTGCCTCGAACCGCGATGAATGCCCGAACGTGCCGACATAGAACTTGTCGGGATATTCGAGCGCGATCTCTGCCTTGTCGGGAACCGGCTTGGACATGTGAGCCTCATTGATGTCAGGCTATTCTGGCCGGGAATAAACTCGACCGCCTTGCGATAGGTCAGAGGCGGGCTCGTTCCGGATTTGATCAGGATCAAAGCCGGGCTGCCGCTTCTGCGATCTGATGGCAGGACGCGTGAAGCCCCGCGTGCCCGGTCAACTGCGAGTGCATCGGCGATGAACGTCCACTCCACCCCACCCGAAGCGGATTCAGACGATATCGCCATCTCCTTCGCGGACGAGGCGTCGGCACGTTGCGCGCAATTGCTCGGCGAAGCCGGCCTCAGGCTGACGCGCCACCGCCTGGCGCTCGGACAAATGCTGTTCCTCTGTCCGCATCGTCATGTGACAGCCGAGGGGCTTTATGAAGAAGCGACGGCCGCCAATCTGCGGCTGTCGCTTGCGACCGTCTACAACACGCTGAACCAGTTCACCGAAGCCGGCCTGTTGCGCCGGATCGCGGCCGACGGCATCAAGTCGTTCTTCGACACCGATACGTCCGTGCATCCGCATTTCTACCTCGAAGGCGAGGATGTGCTGGTCGACGTCACCGACGGCCTGACCTTCACCAAGATGCCCGAGGCGCTCCCGGGGCACGAAATCGCGCGGCTCGACGTCGTCGTCCATCTGCGCCGGAAACGCGACGCAGGCTCGGTATGAGGATCGTCTAGCGCAAGCCCGCCCGCCGGAATCCTTCCAGATAGTGCTCGCGGTCGGCCTCGTTGGCCCACGGCAATTGCGTCGAAATCCAGTGCAGCGAGATGTTGGGCTGGGTACGGCGGAGCTCGCCCAGCGCCATCTCCGCAAGCACGGCGTCGCCGGTCATGCCGGCAGAAACCGCGAGCACGCGGTAGGCGCCGGTGAGATCGCCGCGGTGGCGGATTGCCTCGCGCGCGAGCGCGATGGCCTCGCCGTAGCGCCGCTCGGTGAAG of the Bradyrhizobium sp. WSM1417 genome contains:
- a CDS encoding ABC transporter substrate-binding protein, producing MSKRVLLGVLLACGLAAPALAEEPKAGGAINAVIQPEPPGLMLAMVQNGPVQMVSGNIFEGLLRYSPKLEPQPELAESWSVSEDAKTYTFKLRKGVTWHDGKPFTAADVLFSLEMLKQTHARARNNLAQVDKVEAPDDYTVVFTLKQPFGPFLGIFEVGSMPMVPKHLYEGTDWKTNPYNNAPVGTGPFMFKEWQKGSFIRLVKNPNYYEKGKPYLDEIYWQIIPDAAARSVAYETGKVDVLPGGSVENFDVPRLSKLKDTCVTGAGWEFFSPLAWLWLNNRQGPLADKRVRQAVMFAIDRDFAKDVIWNGLGKVATGPSASTIKYYTDDVPKYPYDPAKAKALLKEAGYKGEKIRLLPLAYGETWQRWGEAVKQNLQDVGMNIETIATDVAGGNQKIGDWDYDIAFTYLYQYGDPALGVGRNYVSSAIAKGQVFNNVEGYSNPEIDKLFADGAVATPDSKRKEIYEKAQKILVEDVPVAWMLELQFPTIMRCKVKNLITTGIGVNDGFKDAWLDK
- the irr gene encoding Fur family transcriptional regulator Irr, with product MNVHSTPPEADSDDIAISFADEASARCAQLLGEAGLRLTRHRLALGQMLFLCPHRHVTAEGLYEEATAANLRLSLATVYNTLNQFTEAGLLRRIAADGIKSFFDTDTSVHPHFYLEGEDVLVDVTDGLTFTKMPEALPGHEIARLDVVVHLRRKRDAGSV